The Castanea sativa cultivar Marrone di Chiusa Pesio chromosome 4, ASM4071231v1 sequence TTGAGCGTCAATAGATTTATGGGATACGTCCAGGTCAGGGTACGatgacttcacctgacggatggcgtcatcgaacccgtcagcaaaggagctccccAGCTCCGTCAAAAGGAATTCAGAATCACGATATTCTAGAGTGGCTATCTCCTTTGCGCTTTGAAGCTTGGATGTGGTCTCCGTCAGCtgcttctccttgtccttcaGGATCTCGCGAAGATGCCCGTTCTCCTTTTCCACCTCCTCTCTGACCTGCTCCGAGCATTTGAGTTTTCTGTCTAtgttgatcttgtaggtcttcagctcgtgcagctcatcctccatcgtctggcttttctttctcagacggtccatagatgtctcatgattgagacaacggccaaagagccctttcatcatcaccatggcctgGAAGCAAAATACAACGTCATGACGGATGTGAAGGAACTAAGCAACAATACTAGACAGATTCAAAGTTACCTGCGCAAGGGTGAAAAGACCCGTctcacccatcgcctccgtcgAATGGTTGCCAAGGTCTGCGTAGTCGTCAGCTGTCAGCATAGACGACATCCTCTCGAGGGCGTAGCTTGGATCCTCTCGAAAgaggacgggtggtttctctTTGGAGGCTGCTGGGCCtttcatcaagcctttgcccTTTCCATGCTTAACGGCCGTCTTCTCTGCCTCCAAGGCCACAACGGGTTCAGTGGAggtcttttgcttcttgggAGGACGGTCCGTTTTCTCAACTTGAGTCCGTTTTGACGGTACAGGTGGGAccgtcccctttgtttgaccCCCCTTTTGCTTTTTCTTCGCCGCCTGTTGTTTAATGAATGCTTTCCTCCTTGCGGCGTCCATCTCTGCAAGTCAAAGACGGATGAGAAAGGAAAGGTAAAagtaaaataagagaaaaatgaaagacgGATATAGTTTTGATGGacttacgttttcgaattctgttatcgtattgacgggcagcggatgaaggttctggtccgtcacaataccagtgaAGCGTATCGagtgtgacgagttgagcccaagtcctctcctgcagttttgttttgttgaaaattttctccagaaaaTTCCACTGCTCCAAATCAACCTGTGGACGGTCCCGCGCTGCAATAAAGGACGGTTAGacctaaaagaaataaattaacttCAAAGACTGGACAGAAGCAAAAGGGAtacacatacccgacggaggcattatgccccatgttgtgtcgacgggcatattagttacatctcctggatgacacatccattcgtccccttctaaaaagaagtaacgactcttccagtctctgtTCGAGTCTGGAAtgtcactgacgagcctcaataaAGGACTTCTAGCTGCGAAGCTATACATGCCCTTGGACTTAACAATCTCTGtcggacggtaacaatggaaaaattcttccaccgtcaacctgcGGGAACCATCAGACATTGCCCCGTACAAAACctcaaccccaatgaacactctccaggcattgggggagatttgggtgacggacagaccaaggtattgaagaagtcgacggtgaagagaacttaatggaaatctgagccccgcctttaaagcttgctcgtagatcccaacaccgtctactcccttgtagtagcatttctcggattttttgggaagacgtagacggatgttacccggtatttgatacttggtcctaagtgagttgagttgagattcagtcatggacgacctaaaatcatttaccgtccagagaggcagcatgacgaactccctaagGCCATCTGGGCCAATTACTGACTGGACGGGGGGATCAACACCGTCCAAGCCACTACtggacgactctgaactctcTGTCTCTATACCACcgtcaagggaagaagaggtacttgacggactcctctcttcacttgaagtgtcaggatctcttggacctgacggaaacttttcatcgtagcccgccccctcgcgggcaaacgactggttacttgacgcactagacattacctacatttatgacggtataacctaagataccgacggttctaaagaaagtgcatatacttgaaacaatgaaattcaaagaaagacggagaaaggttGGAATACATACCAGATCGAGATGGTTTCTGACGAGGAACGACGGACGGATCTACTGAACGACAGGAAGGCACTATAGCtgtgacggttgcgctctgctcacaaatttttgataagaagaagaaatgaagggagaaatgtCTGGCCTTTTATTGAACaaagggcacggaatacgaagcgacgcctcgttTTGGGGAAATAGCCAATCCACGTGGGCCACGTGTTCTTCGTCAGAAATacaggccacgtgtcatccgtcGTAGTATGTCAAGGCCGTCCCCATTTAATACATTGCTTTTAgtcattccatggatccgtcagactataaggacggatccaaggattgaagggggcaactgaaggggataaaaatagtaaaaggaCGGAGATAATGAGGACGGATCGACATCATAAGTGACTCAGCTATGACAGTTGAAtgttgctgaatatccgtcctgtataaattaattgtggATTCCACGTGGCGTGTCATTTGATATATTTCAAataagcttttgctttatccccacgcaaacgtgtatacttggacttcttgcgacacacgtttgggaagactcctatatggaaaggagcttgagaaggaagttgtatcctaaaagaaaggtaactctactcaatataaataccccagaaaccctaggtacgaaggtacgcataatattcttaactctagcactctagggttaaaggaacaagattctaacttgaccttcggagggtattcggccgacaccacaccattgctctcttctaggtcctttgttttcttttcgcAGGAattgctttcgtttgaggaggagcgcttgcaactcactggtgatattttcggcctCATCAGTGagaatagatttatttatacCCTTAGatcatccttcttcttctcGGTAGAATACCAGACTGGATGTTAGTAGATTCTTGTCCCACAAGTATCTTCTGCCCAATTTCATGATGAAAATGGAGTTTTTCCCGTCTAACACTGTTCAAGCTAGTCATTCATCATCAAACGTGACATGCTTTAGGAGAAGGTATTCACTGTGGGGTCCACCCCCTTGTGAGGGAGAGGTAACATGTATCGGTAACAGGGAGAATTTTTTCCATGCTTTAGGTAGGAACAtctaattaatctaattaatacAGAGGTGACTATTGCTTAGATTGCGTGTCACTCTTCCTGGTTCCTCAACTGTATTATGGGCAATTCCTCCCTTGGTGGTTTTTTGGGTCAAGAATAATCAAATGGGACGTTAATTTGGCTTAGTAGGGTTTTGCCATCTTTGTTCGAGTGTAATGGATCTAGACTAACTGAGCCTTCCCCTTTATCCTAGTCACCGAACCTTTTGCGGGCCTAGAACCTCGGGTCATGACCTTAGCCCAACATCTCAAGCATCACTTGGGTTGTTATATGGGCCCAACATCTCATGCCTACCTTGGGCTTCATGGGCGCAACATCTCCGGCTAACTTAACTCGTTGGTGGAGAGGATCATCCTCCAACAAGAGtgattgaaattaaaaaagaaaaaagtatagTGTTTTACAAAAGCTACAATGGTTTAGAAGATCACGgtagcttaaaaaaaatgcacaaccGAATGTGAGGGGTTTTTCATCTTCTCTTTTTGTCTACACTACCCTCTACAATAATAAAAACTCTAATTTAGATTGCTGGTTGAGACTTAAGAGTGCTATTTATAGGTAATGCCGTAATGGTACATAAATTAACAATatgtgcataaaaaaaaaaaaagaaaaaaaaaaagacgaaatGGTAAACTAACATATGAAATAAGATGAGGGGAAACCATTAAGTATAGTTAAAAGGTGGACTaattagtttcagcaaaataaaaataaaaatggactTATTAAAATCCTGTTACAGGGTTCTGGGTTAGAAGGCAATTGGTTATCAAATGATTAGACTTTCTACCATCGGGAAATTGGCATGTCTTCACATAGGGTGAACCAACCTaggtgggtttggtttttattttttattttatttaagttaatAGAGTAGTAAATGAACCTAACTTTGCATGAACAGTTCAAATCCCACAAAGAaatagactctttttttttgtttatattttttggataaatttttgtttatttatttatagcaAATTAGTAAAACTCAACTCTTCTACCCTAGATGTGACTATTTATTAAATAAGCCAAGCTCAATTTATTACATGTTCTTAAATCAGCtagtaaatatatatagactaaagatttaattgtgtaaatttgttaataatttcataagatattaaattattatttataatttattgataacttaagtattttgtaataaaaatataattttgtatgaTTTAAGATTGTGAATCTAGTTTTTATAGgtttattacaaaattaaaattaatgaataaattATACCTTTCATCCCTGTGATTTATTGTAAGTTGCTTGcctcaaattttaaaagttgaGATTTTGTTCCGAAGTTTAAAAAAGAGAACACTTAGgccctttctctttcttaatttgAAGTGAAGTGACCACATCAAACCAACCATACATTTAAGggaccaaaatcaaaacaaattaagCCCAAAAACGGAGGGTTCCATTCCGTTGGGAGGATCTTTCCATATTGGCTAGGATAAAATATATATTCGTCACTTCAGAACTGCCAACCCAATTTTAAATcatggggatttttttttttttgacatcaaAGATAGAACATGGGGGTTCTAAAACAGCTAGAAAtcgtattattatttttaataaagtaaaCAGACTTTATAATAATGTGACTATTCCATAGCAGTAATATAGATGATCCCAATTTATCATACAAAACTAGATTCCTATTGCTAACACATTCATTGTGCATTCCTAACAGGACGGAGTTAATATTACACCTGAGCTTTGTTCATAAATGAAAATCCTTCATAGAATGAATTGCTGTGCAACTTGGGATGCCAGGGTTGAAGAACTTGGGCCGAACTGTGATCACCCCTGGTCTCAACTCGTCAAAACAATATCTGAAAAATAACATTAGTGTAGTCATTTACTTAACAAAACTCAACTACAACATCACCAGCTCATTGAATCATTCGAGGGAGTGAATAAAGTgagtaaaatattcatttagCTAGGAAGTAGAAATATTTAACCTGTGTTCGTTAAGGTAACTTCTCACAGCAGTTGGAATGGCAGCATGTCCTCGACTATGATTACCTATACCTGAAGGTGCAAAGTAGTATCAGTGTCCTGCTACCATAACACATTTTGGAATGCACACCTCAAACTTCCCCAACTAATCTACACGAAGGATTTCATTCAATTGAGGCAAACAGTAATGTTACAGACCTCATGAACCACATGATATTCAAATTCAATGTAGGCGCTTTAAATATCTAGTTGGGCCACTAGCATTAAAATGAACTTGAAAAGATATTTGGAACTAAAAGATGAGAGCTATTGACACAAAGACAACCCTTCCTAACAATAGTGGACTTGTGTAGTTAATGGCACATTTCCATGAAGATATACATGCATTTATACACGAGCTAAATAGCAAAAAGAAACATCAAATGAAGCATAGGTATCCAAAAATGTCTATATGTCATAATGCTCATCCTAGTAAGGTTTATGGGCCCACCAACCTGCTATGACTTCTAACGGTGTGGACTTATAACTTAATGGCATACACATGCATGCACAAGCAAAACAGCAAAACACAACTTAAGATGCAGCATAGAGATATCATACATGAATATGTTTATGTGCTGTATAGTTCATCCTAGTGAACTTTATAAGTCCATTTACCTGTTATGACTTCCAATGATGTAGGCCTCTGCCTTGATGATGCTTGTTGCATAGCTAACTTTTTTGAATCCATGTTACTAAAAAACTCAAGTGATGGAGAAGGTATAATCCCATTTTCCATCATACCCCTATTTGTTGAAGCTGCATGATTTGTATGTGCTTGGGTTTCAATTTGCTGCAGACGGTCTTTCAAGGCTTGAATAGCTTCTGCTGCATGAAGACCATGTAAATCCAATTTCCACATATCGTTTTTGCTATTCCTGATGCTCAATATTTCCTTGGCTGCCTTAGCATTGAGCCTTTCAGCAGCCAACCATTCTTCTCGAGCCTTCATTGAGTGCTGTTGGGCAGAAATGTGGTCGCCTCTTTGAAAGGCATTAGTTGCTGCTCTTGAGTGCTGTGATGCTGATCTGTTCATTGAAAGAATGGGAAATCTCATTGACCGCTAAATGGTGATCATAATTTCATAAAATCCTCCATTATCAATCCCAGTTTCCTTCTCCCTTTTTAAGTAATCTATCATTTAGGAATAATTTGGACCAAAGGGGCACTATTAGTAGTACAACAATTTAGATTCATTTGAGGCTAAGCAAACTTTCCTTTAATCTTGGAAAAGATTTATCATTTGGTCTAGCTTAACGTACAAAAACATTTGCAGTCATGCACATAATGACAACTGAGTTACTTTCTTGATTATAACTACATATACTGTATTCTATTGACAAGAGGAGTAATTCATAGCTCTAATCATACTCTTTAGAGCTCTAGCTTGCCACTATTTGGAATCACACTTGAACTTAATTGCAGAATTTTAATTGATTATAGCTTGACATGCTTAATGCATTCATATTGAGATAAAACACACAGTTATCATCAacaaaagttaaatatttaatacaGTATGTCAAAGAATTAGAACTTCAATCCCAAGCAAAAGCAAATGACAATATAATAGGAGGTTTTTTTATGGTATGTAACAACACAAAACTTAATGGGAAAAATGATCGATCATGCAAATATATGTTTCCATACACACCTCATCATTTTTAGCGCATCTTTTCTATGGATCAAGTAAACATCATCTTCTTCCCACTCAGGTTCAACAGGTACAGACTTCAATTGCTctataattagttttttatcaAGAGTATCAGGAAACTTCCTCCCAAAGGAATCATTTTCATCCACCAATTCCTTGCTGTTGTATTTGAGACAGTCGTCTAGAGTAGAGCTTAGATCAGTGAGGTTCATCGTCTTTCCCAGAATAAAACTTTTGTCCGTAGAATTTAATTCAACATTGGGTGTTTGCTTATTCTCTTCAATGCTATCATTGGCAACCAGCACTTCCAATAAATTTGAGGCCCTATCCATATTATTGTCTGCAGCTTCCAAGATGTCCTCAATCAAGCTCTTGTCAGCCCAATGGTGGAGCTCTTTGAGCTTATTCACGACCAAAACATGACTGTTTTTTTCCATATTCTTATTGCTACATGTCCCACTAGAATCACCAACTAgtgttgggtttttgtttttcccattcTCTGCCAAAGTTGCAAAATCTGCAGGTGGGAGTAGTACTGATGAGAAAGgcttattatttttcattaagttttgaGAAGGGACCGGAGGAGTAAGAGTGTTTGCTATGGGTGGGAAGGGGTCCTTGATGATATCGCCTTCAAGGTTTTGCTTTTGTCGCTGCTTGAGGTCAAAGGCAGCCCAACCAGGAGTTTTACCCCTTCCCCATGACATCCTATTAGATAGAGAGACTGCAGTAAAGGTCATATTGTGTCATCAACCAGCATGATGCAGACCATTCTGTGAGTACAAGTCCTTTGTTAATTTGTGATGTACTCGGTATTAAGATGATCACTTGAATTGTGAAAATTACTCAAATTACTTTTTGAGGGACCTGGCATGCAACATAATTGAATCagcaaatctttttttttttttttcaattcagggggaaaaaagaacccaaaaagaaaaagataataaaaagttgaaaaaataacaagaaaaaaagaagaataagattAAATGTCAAACAAATAAGagggaagagagaagaaaagagtcACTCTGAAGTTCACACATAAAATCGAATAGGAATAAGCTGGAGTTCGATGAAACCTAGACATACAATCTAGCATAAAACAAAAAGCATACTGAACTGCCCTTTACTCCTTTCCGTGGCTCCCTACTCAAAATTTGTCATCTAGGAAAATTTGAAGGAGCAAAAGTtctcatcaaatcaagttttattcTTTACACAAAAAGCAGGATTGTGAGTGTGAGGTAAAATTGGAGTGGGTAATGACTAGTAATTGTAAGATAATTTACATTAGGAGATTTAATGTGAACCGTATAAATATACATTTTTAATTCTTCTGTTGTTATCAATTTCTTACACGAATGTTAATTTAGCAGTAAATTGTAACCTTCCTATGGCCAGATGTGCTTCACACATGATTTACCAAAAGACTTTATTTATAAGACTAGTACATATAAACACAGAATAAAAGTTCCCATACCATTGGGTCTAGGAAAATTTAGTTCATAATGCTAAATTCCCCATCTAATTCCAATTAAATCACAAAGATAATAACCTCCCTATGGGGTCAAGTAATTATTTTCATGAATTAATTGCAACTTAGATGCTATTATGCCTAATAAAGTACTATAAAATTATCTTTATGTAAGTATTGCCTAAAGATGCTATGTCTATTCCTAAGTCATTTTgatattcaaaaattttaaatgacctCAAAAGGTCAACTAAACTTCATATTGATAATGGCAATTAACACTAAGACAAAccataaaatgataattttttttgcaattctttAGTCTACGTTGTGTCTATTGTACATGAAGTAGTCTTCGTCTAATAAAactttcttacttatcaaataaaaataaaatgatattttaagaCAGGATAAGTACAAGGAACCAACAACGCACTTAAACAGATCATTTACTTAATGATCAATGgttcataatatatataccaACATAGTACATCATTCAACAGCAACTCTATGACATTGATATAGAGATTAATCATTAAAGTAATACCATTTAAGTGGCTTGATGATAAACCACAACGTGTattaaaacccaaataaaaaaactcaatccTAAATACTAGTGCTGTGTTTCTGCACAAAATGCCTAATCATGTGTACAATCTCACTGTTTAAAGGAATTGATATTATTTAGAgtagtcccttttttttttttttttttaaagttaaagtacgagctaaaagcctaaaaccCATTTTCCTGATGCCAtttagtttcaactttcaactttcaagtcaAGCCAAAATTGCAGaatttaatacaaaaaaatttggcaGTGCTTAAATAATTTGCATATTTAAGAAATTCATACCTTTTGCAGAGACCAAACTTtggtgggtgtgggtgtgggtgttaTTTGGAAAGACTAAAGCGCAGGAGTATTTCTATTTCCACACGTAACCAAGGCTGAGATATCACAAGAACATACGGTGGTTGTTGTCGGTACAGATGTTTTATAATCGAACACTCCCACAATCCGACCACTCCGCATCTCTTATCCATATAATAATTCTGTCTCTGCCTTGTgctgttttcaattttttatgcaAAGAgagaacgagagagagagaaactcaAAAGAGTCCCGTAGATGACATTGAGAATGGTTGTTAGAGAGAGAATTATGCTAAAAACAGACTCGATGGCGGCTTTGTGTCAAATTACGAAATTACCCTCACAATTTGATGCCTTTTCTGGTTTTAAGTTACTTAGgaatttttaacccaaaaataaaaagttacttaGGAATCATAGCAGGCCAGGTGCGGAGCGGATTTCTTGATGCTCGAACCCTCCCCATTTAATAAACGAGTTTTTTTCAACTCCAAACCCGTCCCGTCGAGCCCCGTCCCGTCATGCTTGGCCAAAAATCactaacacaaacacaaattctAAACacaaaaagagatttttttttttaaaaagacaaattttagattttccctttcaaaatcacaaacacaaacacaaatcctaaTACAAACACAGATTTCACTaacacaaaaatttcagattttcccttttaaataaaaaaacacaaacaaaaatcctaacacaaacacaaaacacaaaaatttcagatttatgattttccttttcaaaataaaaaacacaaacacaaacacaaaaattacaaacacaaacaaagaaaaaaaaatgagagatgaaattaaccaaaaagaaaaaaaacacaaacacaaatcctaacacaaacacaaacacaaacaaagaaaaaacaatgagagacgaaatgaaccaaaaaaaaaaaaatcacagagGGTGGTCGTGAGAGAGTAATTAAGGCATGACAGAGCTTGAGGTCAGTGGACGAAATGGTGAGACGTGAGCTTAAGGGCCGGCGGTGACTAGTGTGAATGAGTGAGAGTGGGTGGGCGGTTGAGACCAAAGAAAAAGATATGAAAGGAGATTTAGGGTTAGAATAGGttataagtgtgtgtgtgtggggggggggggggtttggtaattttacttttaattaggTCGAGTTTGGGTCCGGGTTCGTTGCGACTTTCACTAAAACTTGTACTCGATCTGAACTCGCTTaaggttttatttaaaaacCCAAACTCAACCCTATTGTCTCACTGGTCGAGTAAAACCTGCCTTATtagggtcgggtcgggtcgggtcgggctGAGTACCCGTAGGTCATGTACTTTTTGCTATCCCTATTTTTACTTTCTACTATCACATGATTCACATCACTATGCAAGGTGTCACATGGTCtattgtcattattattatttttttgatgacaAAGGagaatttcatttaaattagtTGCACTATATAGAGCATACTGTACAATAATCCTCATTGTTAATCAAACTCCTATGGGCAATTGAACGCACCCACCAGAACCAATTATTGGATAATCTAAGGGCTTTTCACCCTTGATCGGCTAAACAGTTGTTGGGGGCCGTATATCCATTGCGCAGCCACGTGTTGTTCGCTGGAGGGGTGACCTTGCTAGACCTAGATTTTAATGAGGAGTTGCGGCTAGAACTCGACAATGGGCCAAATAGTCCAATGGCTTTCGGCATAATTTTAGGCATACAACATGGGTAAAggccaaagtctaagaatcatgataatggttgaataaatagatcatatgtgtttgatataatagCTTTAaattaatagttgtaatagtagttgaaataaagtaatatgtatttaaaagtGAAGtatcatatattcaataataCAAATTTAGAGATATGAAAACGTGGTgtcttatctttgtatggtttgtagctcCAGCTGTATAGCATCAGTGAGTTGATAGCATTCCAGCAGAATAACTCCAGCAGTGGAGAGGCAATATGCCATGATTACTTCAagattgaaggggaaaaatgggtgcaactagagggagagagaaagagagaatatatcCAGCTGTGTGTAGAGGCTAATTAAGTTTGTTCcctttatcatgcacttaaatgaataTTCCCTTGATAATGCTCTTTTAGTTATAGTGAAGTTATGAATAGCATTGCCTctcatgagaagggcttttgtaaGATAGGTTAGTACCTTCTAGAAGAAGGGTTTTTGTAAGATAGGtttgtgccttccatgagaGGGTTTTAATATGAGTGTTTGATATCCCTTGAGAAGTATGGAGACGGTAAAAGATATACATGTTTGTTGggatgtagtatttgtaatatgtatagGTATTAAGTATGGATACCTAGTGAGAGATAGGTTTGTaatatatatgagaaatatgtatgtataatttGTGAGAGATGTAATTTGTAAGATATATGAGAGATGTGTATGGGTATTTTGTGAGATATGTACTTAGTGTGAGATGTATGATAGATATGTAAGATGGTAAAGGAATTATGTTAGAGCTGCTGGAAAGATTATAGTGATAGCTTGTGttgctttccaagaggaaagattttgtaagagaagagtatgGAGATGTGTTCAGGTATTTGGAGATATAAGCAGCAAGatagatatattttttgtgtttggacatatgtgtttcacttgttaagaacatatgtcattcatttatgtaattgactaatcctttggcAAAACACAccttacttgtaattgggtagatttaggatgagttttatacttcaagaaactgtgtttcaaaatcaagagttgaagtcatcaagtctgtccaagaatcaagctgaaaagtgcaagtccattaaagctcgacagctagcatgtgtcgaggtttaaaaagctgttccagc is a genomic window containing:
- the LOC142631983 gene encoding uncharacterized protein LOC142631983; the protein is MTFTAVSLSNRMSWGRGKTPGWAAFDLKQRQKQNLEGDIIKDPFPPIANTLTPPVPSQNLMKNNKPFSSVLLPPADFATLAENGKNKNPTLVGDSSGTCSNKNMEKNSHVLVVNKLKELHHWADKSLIEDILEAADNNMDRASNLLEVLVANDSIEENKQTPNVELNSTDKSFILGKTMNLTDLSSTLDDCLKYNSKELVDENDSFGRKFPDTLDKKLIIEQLKSVPVEPEWEEDDVYLIHRKDALKMMRSASQHSRAATNAFQRGDHISAQQHSMKAREEWLAAERLNAKAAKEILSIRNSKNDMWKLDLHGLHAAEAIQALKDRLQQIETQAHTNHAASTNRGMMENGIIPSPSLEFFSNMDSKKLAMQQASSRQRPTSLEVITGIGNHSRGHAAIPTAVRSYLNEHRYCFDELRPGVITVRPKFFNPGIPSCTAIHSMKDFHL